A region from the Peromyscus maniculatus bairdii isolate BWxNUB_F1_BW_parent chromosome 5, HU_Pman_BW_mat_3.1, whole genome shotgun sequence genome encodes:
- the Cmtm3 gene encoding CKLF-like MARVEL transmembrane domain-containing protein 3 isoform X2: MWPPDADPEPDPESADRPRSGRTVPGLRALLPARAFLCSLKGRLLLAESGLSFITFVCYVVASASAFLTVPLLEFLLAVYFLFADAMQLNDKWQGLCWPMMDFLRCVTAALIYFVISITAVAKYSDGAYKAAGVFGFFATIVFAIDFYLIFNEVAKFLKQGDSVNEPTAHRTEGDDSNSDSDSD, from the exons ATGTGGCCCCCCGACGCAGATCCGGAGCCCGATCCGGAGTCCGCGGACCGCCCCCGAAGTGGCAGGACAGTGCCCGGGCTCCGCGCCCTGCTGCCCGCGCGCGCCTTCCTCTGCTCGCTCAAAGGCCGCCTCCTGCTGGCCGAGTCG GGTCTTTCATTCATTACCTTCGTCTGCTATGTGGTGGCCTCGGCATCTGCCTTCCTTACGGTACCTCTGCTGGAGTTTCTGTTGGCTGTTTACTTCCTCTTTGCTGATGCCATGCAGCTGAATGACAAATGGCAGGGCCTGTGCTGGCCCATGATG GACTTCCTGCGCTGTGTCACTGCTGCCCTCATCTACTTCGTCATCTCCATCACTGCTGTCGCCAAATACTCAGACGGGGCTTACAAAGCAGCTGGA GTTTTTGGCTTTTTTGCCACCATTGTGTTTGCAATTGACTTCTACCTGATCTTTAATGAAGTGGCCAAATTCCTCAAGCAAGGAGACTCTGTGAACGAGCCCACAGCCCACAGGACAGAAGGAG
- the Cmtm3 gene encoding CKLF-like MARVEL transmembrane domain-containing protein 3 isoform X1: MWPPDADPEPDPESADRPRSGRTVPGLRALLPARAFLCSLKGRLLLAESGLSFITFVCYVVASASAFLTVPLLEFLLAVYFLFADAMQLNDKWQGLCWPMMDFLRCVTAALIYFVISITAVAKYSDGAYKAAGVFGFFATIVFAIDFYLIFNEVAKFLKQGDSVNEPTAHRTEGEDDSNSDSDSD; this comes from the exons ATGTGGCCCCCCGACGCAGATCCGGAGCCCGATCCGGAGTCCGCGGACCGCCCCCGAAGTGGCAGGACAGTGCCCGGGCTCCGCGCCCTGCTGCCCGCGCGCGCCTTCCTCTGCTCGCTCAAAGGCCGCCTCCTGCTGGCCGAGTCG GGTCTTTCATTCATTACCTTCGTCTGCTATGTGGTGGCCTCGGCATCTGCCTTCCTTACGGTACCTCTGCTGGAGTTTCTGTTGGCTGTTTACTTCCTCTTTGCTGATGCCATGCAGCTGAATGACAAATGGCAGGGCCTGTGCTGGCCCATGATG GACTTCCTGCGCTGTGTCACTGCTGCCCTCATCTACTTCGTCATCTCCATCACTGCTGTCGCCAAATACTCAGACGGGGCTTACAAAGCAGCTGGA GTTTTTGGCTTTTTTGCCACCATTGTGTTTGCAATTGACTTCTACCTGATCTTTAATGAAGTGGCCAAATTCCTCAAGCAAGGAGACTCTGTGAACGAGCCCACAGCCCACAGGACAGAAGGAG